The DNA sequence GCTTTAAGACGTTCTCGCGCATTCGCTCCAAGCCAATGCGACGGGCAAGCTCCTGATAGATCGGAACATTGGAGAGCGTGATAGCCTCACGTAGCCCCATGTCTTTTTCCCAGACGGCAAATGACTGAGGCTTACCACCGTAAGGCAGGATCTCATCAACACCCTCTACCGCTTCGACGGCAAGACCAATCAAACTGTTAGGAATTTTGAAGGTGGAAGCGGGAATGAAACGCACCTTGGAGCGAGCTTGGTTGTGCCCTACAAATCGCCCCGCATCGACATCATAGAGTACGAAGGTTCCCGTCACGCCTGCACGCTTGAATAGCGCCCCAACTTCCGGAATCTCCTTCCACTCTGATGAGCATCCTTGCAGGGAAAAAAGTGTAAGTAATGCGGTGAGTAGTGCTTTCATAGCTGTTCTTTCTGTACC is a window from the Porticoccus hydrocarbonoclasticus MCTG13d genome containing:
- the blaOXA gene encoding class D beta-lactamase yields the protein MKALLTALLTLFSLQGCSSEWKEIPEVGALFKRAGVTGTFVLYDVDAGRFVGHNQARSKVRFIPASTFKIPNSLIGLAVEAVEGVDEILPYGGKPQSFAVWEKDMGLREAITLSNVPIYQELARRIGLERMRENVLKLGYGNGRIGATVDTFWLEGPLKISAIEQARFLARLAQGQLPLPRDVQTSVREIVLLEQGDNWRLYGKTGWENAPDSGIGWWVGWVKKDDHVYAFALNIDIQKATDAGKRIEIGKASLAALGVL